The window ATGAACGAATGAGTGACTAATAATTATGTCGTCCATACGGTCCATAGGGACTACTTTGACATTGACATCTAACCATAGACAAAAATCAGCTGACTGTTAACATCAATTACAACAAATAAGCTACCCACAGACGAGCCgactttattaaatttattagtCTTAGATGATTCTCAAACAAATTGAACTAACTAATTAAACACCTTAGTAACTGCAACTGCAGTCAaaggattaaataaataataaaaatggatCCCACACTCCCACAGGACGTGGTGGTGCATTTATTAAAGCACGCATTTGACACGCATATTTTACTCAACCAcgccaaaaacataaaaacatggtctttgcataaaaaaaaaatatttttgacatttgcataGTACACATGGCTCAGAAATGGCTCTAGATcgcaatatttttaataaataaacacacaaggattttaatattaataatttattgctttGTAGGgaaagttttaattataaacgaTACTCTTGAATtgtaacatttaaataaaacgtAAAACATTAGGATTTATGTTCTTTTAAGAgattacttattgtttattttaattgtaattaaacGTTGACATGGAGGAGACTGCAGATAATCCCAATTATGTAAATAGCCCCGTAAGACGACATACTCCAGCCGTTCCAACACCAAACTGGAACGACGAACATCCTAATCAGGTACAACAATACAGTGtacctgtatatttttattggttAGCTTTAATTTAACCTTCCATTAAATTttaaacctattttttttagcAAATGGAAACTGATGACCAAGACTCGATCATCATCAATGAAACTAATATGCACGTAATGTCAGATTTAAGTGATAAAGAAGAACAAATATCAAGACCATCTGTAATAAGCAACAATTCCAATTATCCACCTTCTAACATGCAAGTTACAAGTGTAATTCGTACCCCAATCCAAAGACAGGATAGTGCCAGAAGTGACTCTAATATGTCTACAACATTATCCCAGTCAAGAATAACAGGAGATGTAGCTTTGACTCCTACTCACAGCTCCTTCACTCCCCAGCCAGTGAACCCTCATAGTGCTATGACAGCATTGACTCCCATGCCCAGTGGTACATCCCAAGCAAagaatagtataaaaatacagtgaGTTTCTAAATACTTATCTACACATACAAGCAAGTACTTATGAGCATTAGAGTGCTTACAATGATAACTGAAGTACACACTGATAAATTTGTTGGCTATTACTTGTATATAGTATTATACTTATTCATTACCTACTGTGCTTTCAGGAATTGTGTATCAACAGTTAGTTTAGGATGTGAACTTCGGTTACTGGATATTTATTGCAGAACAAGGTTTTCAGAGTACAATCCAGCAAGGTTTCAAGGTGTGGTTATGAAAATTCTAGAACCACGTGCCACAGCTCTAGTATTTAGGTAATTTTATGAGGATGTGATACAATTCTACTTCATGTTCATAAAATTTTTTGATTGATTAACAATTGGACTCTTCATTCACAGATCTGGCAAAATTGTTTGCACAGGTGCCAGAAATGAACATGATTCTTATATAGCAGCCAGAAAAATTGCAAGAATAATTCAGAAACTAGGATTTCAAGTATGTATTACATTTGTACTAA is drawn from Pectinophora gossypiella chromosome 7, ilPecGoss1.1, whole genome shotgun sequence and contains these coding sequences:
- the LOC126368549 gene encoding uncharacterized protein LOC126368549: MEETADNPNYVNSPVRRHTPAVPTPNWNDEHPNQQMETDDQDSIIINETNMHVMSDLSDKEEQISRPSVISNNSNYPPSNMQVTSVIRTPIQRQDSARSDSNMSTTLSQSRITGDVALTPTHSSFTPQPVNPHSAMTALTPMPSGTSQAKNSIKIQNCVSTVSLGCELRLLDIYCRTRFSEYNPARFQGVVMKILEPRATALVFRSGKIVCTGARNEHDSYIAARKIARIIQKLGFQAKFLDFKIQNFIATGDLRFPIRLEALQQAHGQFTSYEPELFPGLVYRMVRPRVVLLIFVNGKIVFTGGKTRNEIYEALDIIYPILRSYRKS